The DNA region acagaaaggaagaaaataatagtaataacaataataaaatgacaataataataataaaagcattggaatatacaaaacaagtgatgcacaatgtaattgctcaccactcaccaaccaatgcccagtatagtccctgagcggcgatccgccccccaggccaactccccccagtttacatactgggcatgacttcaCATGTATGGAacattcctttggccagtttggctcagctgtcatgtttgtgtcccctcccaactccttttgcccctccagccttcttgctggctgggcaggaaaagctgaaaaatccctgtcTTGGtctaaacattactcagcaacaacagaaaacatcagtgtgctatcaacattcttctcagactgaacccaaaacatagcactacaccagctactaggaagaaaatcaactatcccagccaaaactgggTCAAAGGATAACTAGCCCTCCCCTGACCTTGTCTTATAATGCAATCTTTCCGTTTGTTTTGCGAAATTTTGTGCAATGGCTAAAAGCTGTAATTATGGTTAGCCAACCCTCTGCACCACTAAAAGAGAGGAAGAGCTGTAACCAGTTACCAAATAGGAGAGTTGAAATATTTAACAGTAATTTCTAGCAAAATTCCTAGCAAACTTCCACCACCAATATCATattgtatcccagctgaaaccaggataccaACACTCTGCAGCAGTAAAAAAGGaagttgtttctgtttttcagagattTGTGCAATAGCTAAAATTATGGTTAACACACCCTCTGCACCAGTAAAAACAAGAAAGTGCCATAAGTTAGCCAATAGCGGAGTTGAAATATTTAACAGTAACTCGTAGCAAACTTCCACCACCAATACCGTATTCTTCCAGGGGATACGGGATGCTGAAAACCTCACTGTGCCACCACATTGGGTGGCAAAGAGCTTAATATCCAAGCAAAGGGCTATCTTTGGGTTGCCTGTATTATGGATAAGCCTCAAAAAAATCAGGCGATTTGATTATTTCTATAACTGGCGCATTAAGAAGCAGTTGTTGTGTTTCAAGATAAAGCATCTATTGGTCTGACAATAAATTCTATTTCTTAGATACTTATACGGggtgcattttttccctttttcctaatAAAAACAGCAAGAGCAGCAACTCCATCACTATCTTCCAGCCAAGTTGACAATGAGGTTGCCTCATCCCAGCCTGAGCAAAAGAGGAAGAGcatttctggttgctttttttcttttcccttgctaTTTCTTGCAAAAAATCTCACAGCTTGCTTGAAGAGTCACAAGCAATGCCAAAAAGTGGGAATTGGAAGTACCAAGCCCCTCCCAAAAGCACCCCCAAACTTGCACTCCTGCAGCCATATGGACATAAAACATGGGCGAAGGACAAAGCGATCTCACACCGGAGATGCCCTTTCTGCTGTGCCCCAAATTTTGGGCTTTCTGGCAGTGGACAAGAATTTCTCGGTAGGGGCACAACTGGTAATGTTGACCAAAACCCATCCTGTGAGTGGATGCTGCAAAAAGCCACATCCTTTGCCACCTCGCAGAGCGAGAGGTGAGCAAGGTGCTGCTGGGGACGGAAACCAGCACgggggtttgtgtttgtttgtttagtttgttttcccccctccccagctcaaAAAGGGCACGAGGAGGTTCAAAGACAATATTTAGGTCTTCCTCAAAAGCCAGCGAGGGGGATGAGCTGGcgacctgctgctgctcagcaccgGGACCGTGCCGCAATGAGGGGAGCCGTCATCTTCTTGGCGTTCATGGGTGAGTGAAGGGATTTCAGAGACCAGGCTGGGGCGGCACCAAAGGTGGAGGAGGGAGAGCTTGGAAGGTTTTCACCATCTTCTCCTCAAAGAGCATCACTCTGGGCAGAGCATTTCTCCAGCCCTTTCTTCGCCACCAGCCATGGAGACTCGTGCAACCCCTTCTCCATGAAAACCTTCTCCCAGTCATTGATTCCATCAATTCTTTTGTCCTCTTCACCAGAAAGGAGacttttctcctctccatccctttgCTCTGCCAACCTCCTTGCTCCAGTGCAACGTCTGAGGTGGAGAGGATGCAAAAGCAGCCCCACACAGCCAACGTAAGCTTAAATATCTCAAAGAAACCTGGATTTCCTCTGATAAATTCATAGTGTCCAGGAAGGGTCATTTATTCAGTTCATCCTCAGAAAGGAGGCTTGTTTGGCACTGCCCAAAAGATCCCTTGGGACTCAGTGGAGGAGAAAGCAATTGGAGGGGACACctggaaaatgtaaatattgcTCAGTCCCACCTTATGCATCCAAGGCCTCGCCCGTCTAAGTGAGCAGAGAGGCATGAGCTGACCTGGGTGGGAAATATTCCCCCAGATTTTGGGCCCTAAATCCAGATTTTGGCAATAACTTGAAGGCATCCATGGGAAGTTCTCGCCCATGATGTCCTTTCTCATCCCTCCCCACTGCAGGTGCTGTCACGACCATCTCTATAGCCCCGCTGCAGAACCCGGTTTGGGTTTCCCCGGGGGAGAAAGCCATCTTACCCATCTCCCTCCAGCTCCTCAACCCTACCTGGGACTTCTACCATATCAAGTGGAGCTTTCTGACGGGGGATCGCCCAGTTTTGATTTACACGATGGAAAGGTGCAACCAGACCCTCGCAGCATCTGGGCAACAGTGCCAACAGAGGATGGAGGTGGGCGATTTCTACAGTTCAAGGGCAAATATCAGCTACAACACCTCGCTGGTGCTCCAGGACACCCAGCCAGATGATGCTGGGGTTTACCAGTTGACAGTGCAGGGTCTGGATGTGGCACACACCACGCAGATCACTCTGATTTTGCAAGGTAATGACGGCTTTGGGGGGGTCCACCAAATCCCAAGAGGTGGAGAGGAGCAAAGAGCAAATGGCAGGTTCGGAAAGCCCAGGAAAGGGGTTTTCTGGGGAGCAAATTCTTGCTGAGCCTGcccaaaatgcaaaaaagaaaaccagctagTCCTATTAAAACAAAGACTCCGCTGATTTACAGAGCCCTTATCTGCAACATGCTgtgggatgggatgagatgggaCAATGCTTGGCGTGAAGCATCTGCAACGTGCTGTGAGATGGGGTGATACTCAGGTTGAAGCATCGCCTCATCCTTGCCCCATTCCTGCACCTGCATCCAGGTCTTTAAAAGCTCTTTGCAACTCCCTCCTCACAAACAGAGAGCCTCTCCTTTCCACGCGCAGGTACCTTCTCCCCGTTATTCCTCTCCGGCAACCCAGCCCATGCCCACCTCAACCAGACAGCActgctctccttctccctgcGGACCCCCTGCTCGGGCTGGGACTTCATCCACATTACCTGGGAGCTCATCAGCAGCCCCAAGAACCGTCCCATCCTCACCTACACCCTGGATGGTTGCAC from Accipiter gentilis chromosome 36, bAccGen1.1, whole genome shotgun sequence includes:
- the LOC126034921 gene encoding uncharacterized protein LOC126034921 isoform X1 — protein: MGDKGRMGPGSSRGAQGKREMRQAAARVITRRSRHILPPMLLQSSHAAAVAEPPPGLSCDFSEHPWFKVSGNTDLPTRPTQRPARQNSSGSARGKPLRSRAATPSLSSSQVDNEVASSQPEQKRKSISGCFFSFPLLFLAKNLTACLKSHKQCQKVGIGSTKPLPKAPPNLHSCSHMDIKHGRRTKRSHTGDALSAVPQILGFLAVDKNFSVGAQLVMLTKTHPVSGCCKKPHPLPPRRARAQKGHEEVQRQYLGLPQKPARGMSWRPAAAQHRDRAAMRGAVIFLAFMGAVTTISIAPLQNPVWVSPGEKAILPISLQLLNPTWDFYHIKWSFLTGDRPVLIYTMERCNQTLAASGQQCQQRMEVGDFYSSRANISYNTSLVLQDTQPDDAGVYQLTVQGLDVAHTTQITLILQGTFSPLFLSGNPAHAHLNQTALLSFSLRTPCSGWDFIHITWELISSPKNRPILTYTLDGCTGKAWNWWEQSCIVSQEVDGSYRQRAGIRPNGTLALRDVRDEDAGTYLVTVRAPDGFACVGVNLSVSREMLAAEWPSILSIIQIAAAGVVLCFLALILGEHMFWHGDKLEKTPGGTCHQSQPPPGYSSG
- the LOC126034921 gene encoding uncharacterized protein LOC126034921 isoform X3: MMASPALPLAYPGNQHKEMHILPPMLLQSSHAAAVAEPPPGLSCDFSEHPWFKVSGNTDLPTRPTQRPARQNSSGSARGKPLRSRAATPSLSSSQVDNEVASSQPEQKRKSISGCFFSFPLLFLAKNLTACLKSHKQCQKVGIGSTKPLPKAPPNLHSCSHMDIKHGRRTKRSHTGDALSAVPQILGFLAVDKNFSVGAQLVMLTKTHPVSGCCKKPHPLPPRRARAQKGHEEVQRQYLGLPQKPARGMSWRPAAAQHRDRAAMRGAVIFLAFMGAVTTISIAPLQNPVWVSPGEKAILPISLQLLNPTWDFYHIKWSFLTGDRPVLIYTMERCNQTLAASGQQCQQRMEVGDFYSSRANISYNTSLVLQDTQPDDAGVYQLTVQGLDVAHTTQITLILQGTFSPLFLSGNPAHAHLNQTALLSFSLRTPCSGWDFIHITWELISSPKNRPILTYTLDGCTGKAWNWWEQSCIVSQEVDGSYRQRAGIRPNGTLALRDVRDEDAGTYLVTVRAPDGFACVGVNLSVSREMLAAEWPSILSIIQIAAAGVVLCFLALILGEHMFWHGDKLEKTPGGTCHQSQPPPGYSSG
- the LOC126034921 gene encoding uncharacterized protein LOC126034921 isoform X5, with amino-acid sequence MFKVSGNTDLPTRPTQRPARQNSSGSARGKPLRSRAATPSLSSSQVDNEVASSQPEQKRKSISGCFFSFPLLFLAKNLTACLKSHKQCQKVGIGSTKPLPKAPPNLHSCSHMDIKHGRRTKRSHTGDALSAVPQILGFLAVDKNFSVGAQLVMLTKTHPVSGCCKKPHPLPPRRARAQKGHEEVQRQYLGLPQKPARGMSWRPAAAQHRDRAAMRGAVIFLAFMGAVTTISIAPLQNPVWVSPGEKAILPISLQLLNPTWDFYHIKWSFLTGDRPVLIYTMERCNQTLAASGQQCQQRMEVGDFYSSRANISYNTSLVLQDTQPDDAGVYQLTVQGLDVAHTTQITLILQGTFSPLFLSGNPAHAHLNQTALLSFSLRTPCSGWDFIHITWELISSPKNRPILTYTLDGCTGKAWNWWEQSCIVSQEVDGSYRQRAGIRPNGTLALRDVRDEDAGTYLVTVRAPDGFACVGVNLSVSREMLAAEWPSILSIIQIAAAGVVLCFLALILGEHMFWHGDKLEKTPGGTCHQSQPPPGYSSG
- the LOC126034921 gene encoding uncharacterized protein LOC126034921 isoform X4, which encodes MDTLVQPEEWHILPPMLLQSSHAAAVAEPPPGLSCDFSEHPWFKVSGNTDLPTRPTQRPARQNSSGSARGKPLRSRAATPSLSSSQVDNEVASSQPEQKRKSISGCFFSFPLLFLAKNLTACLKSHKQCQKVGIGSTKPLPKAPPNLHSCSHMDIKHGRRTKRSHTGDALSAVPQILGFLAVDKNFSVGAQLVMLTKTHPVSGCCKKPHPLPPRRARAQKGHEEVQRQYLGLPQKPARGMSWRPAAAQHRDRAAMRGAVIFLAFMGAVTTISIAPLQNPVWVSPGEKAILPISLQLLNPTWDFYHIKWSFLTGDRPVLIYTMERCNQTLAASGQQCQQRMEVGDFYSSRANISYNTSLVLQDTQPDDAGVYQLTVQGLDVAHTTQITLILQGTFSPLFLSGNPAHAHLNQTALLSFSLRTPCSGWDFIHITWELISSPKNRPILTYTLDGCTGKAWNWWEQSCIVSQEVDGSYRQRAGIRPNGTLALRDVRDEDAGTYLVTVRAPDGFACVGVNLSVSREMLAAEWPSILSIIQIAAAGVVLCFLALILGEHMFWHGDKLEKTPGGTCHQSQPPPGYSSG
- the LOC126034921 gene encoding uncharacterized protein LOC126034921 isoform X2; this encodes MGDKGRMGPGSSRGAQGKREMRQAAARVITRRSRHILPPMLLQSSHAAAVAEPPPGLSCDFSEHPWFKVSGNTDLPTRPTQRPARQNSSGSARGKPLRSRAATPSLSSSQVDNEVASSQPEQKRKSISGCFFSFPLLFLAKNLTACLKSHKQCQKVGIGSTKPLPKAPPNLHSCSHMDIKHGRRTKRSHTGDALSAVPQILGFLAVDKNFSVGAQLVMLTKTHPVSGCCKKPHPLPPRRARAQKGHEEVQRQYLGLPQKPARGMSWRPAAAQHRDRAAMRGAVIFLAFMGAVTTISIAPLQNPVWVSPGEKAILPISLQLLNPTWDFYHIKWSFLTGDRPVLIYTMERCNQTLAASGQQCQQRMEVGDFYSSRANISYNTSLVLQDTQPDDAGVYQLTVQGLDVAHTTQITLILQGTFSPLFLSGNPAHAHLNQTALLSFSLRTPCSGWDFIHITWELISSPKNRPILTYTLDGCTGKAWNWWEQSCIVSQEVDGSYRQRAGIRPNGTLALRDVRDEDAGTYLVTVRAPDGFACVGVNLSVSREMLAAEWPSILSIIQIAAAGVVLCFLALILGEHIEDGIVISIPSMPSSLEGFAQRRRGMP